The DNA sequence AGGACGCCGGTGTCCTGGGCCAGCGCCATCGCCAGCCGCACCCGCTGCCGCTCACCGCCGGACAGCGCGTCGACGTCCCGGTCGGCCCACGCCTCCACCCCGACGTCGCGCAGCGCCCGGTGCACGACGGGGTCGTCGCCCTCGCGCAGCATGCCCAGCGGGCCGCGCGCCGCGTACCGCCCCTGGCGCACCAGGTGACGTACCGTCATGCCCGGTACGGCGGGCGCGGATTGGTGCAGCAGCGCCACCCTGCGGGCCGTGGCGCGCCGGGAGAGCCGCGCGACGTCGTCCCCGCCGAGCAGCACCCGCCCCGCGTCCGGCCGCAGCAGTCCGGCGGCCAGCCGCAGCAGGGTCGACTTGCCGCAGCCGTTGAGGCCGATGAGCGCGGTCAGTTCCCCCGGCCGCACGGTCAGGTCGACCCCGCGCAGCACGGGTCGTGCGGGGTAGCCGAAGTGGACCCCCTCGACGTGGATCCCCACGGACTCGGTCATGCTCTGTCCTTAAGTCGACTTCAGAACGAACGGCTCGGCGTGCGGCGCACGACGACCAGCAGCAGGGCGGCACCGAGGCCGGCGGTGAGCGCGCCGACCGGCAGCGTGAGCCGTCCGGAGTCCAGCCCCGCGGCGAGCAGCCGCGAGGACAGCTGCGCCGCCGCGTCCGCCCCGCAGACCACGACCGCGCCCACCAGGGCCGCGCCGGGCAGGCTCTTGCGCAGGTCCGCGCCGAACAGGGCCACGGCCAGGTGCGGGACGAGCAGTCCCACGAAGCCCAGCGCCCCGACGGCGGCCACCGCACCGGCGGTGAGCGCCACCGCGCACAGCAGGGCGAGGGTGCGGGCCCGCCGGGCGGCGAGGCCCGCGGTGAGCGCGATGTCGTCGCCGCAGCGCAGCAGGGTCAGCGGCCCGGCCAGCAGCCAGGCCGCGGCTCCCCAGACCAGTGCCCACGGCCACAGCAGGTGCCAGTGCTCCCACACCCGGCCCTCCGTGGTGCCGACCAGCCACTGGACGACGCTGCCCAGTTCGCCCGGTTCCACGAGCAGCACCATGGCGGTGAGCCCGCCCAGCACCGCCGAGACCAGGACACCCTGGACGG is a window from the Streptomyces capillispiralis genome containing:
- a CDS encoding ABC transporter ATP-binding protein, translated to MTESVGIHVEGVHFGYPARPVLRGVDLTVRPGELTALIGLNGCGKSTLLRLAAGLLRPDAGRVLLGGDDVARLSRRATARRVALLHQSAPAVPGMTVRHLVRQGRYAARGPLGMLREGDDPVVHRALRDVGVEAWADRDVDALSGGERQRVRLAMALAQDTGVLLLDEPTTYLDLHHQLDVLRTVVRLREERGLTVVMVLHDLAHAARFAERVVALRDGRVVADGTPRDVVTPGLLADVLRVAGRVGRDPEGGWPVCYPDHPLPDLEYENQIH
- a CDS encoding FecCD family ABC transporter permease, with translation MSRRFGALTALAVVCAVVELVAGRGMSPGTVWEVLGGGGDATERHILLNLRVPRLLVALGAGACLAVAGLVLQSALRNPLAGPEVTGVTPGAVLGAVTATALGLAGWDSPLAVVLAACAGGCAGAALLWLLAGRGRGDPAQTAVQGVLVSAVLGGLTAMVLLVEPGELGSVVQWLVGTTEGRVWEHWHLLWPWALVWGAAAWLLAGPLTLLRCGDDIALTAGLAARRARTLALLCAVALTAGAVAAVGALGFVGLLVPHLAVALFGADLRKSLPGAALVGAVVVCGADAAAQLSSRLLAAGLDSGRLTLPVGALTAGLGAALLLVVVRRTPSRSF